One Kaistella polysaccharea DNA segment encodes these proteins:
- a CDS encoding DinB family protein: METLPILRNEFEQEYETTKQFLAAFPEGKNDYQPHEKSMKLMPLAIHIAEIFGWPEFIMKTEKLDFAAGDYQPTILNTKAELLQKFEDDYAKTKETLASMREEDLTGGWAMNMGDQVLADFNKYSAMRHALNQITHHRAQLGVYYRLNDIALPASYGPSADHESF; encoded by the coding sequence ATGGAAACATTACCTATTTTAAGAAATGAATTTGAGCAGGAATATGAAACCACAAAACAATTCCTAGCAGCTTTCCCAGAGGGGAAAAATGATTATCAACCTCATGAAAAAAGTATGAAATTGATGCCTTTAGCCATTCATATTGCGGAAATTTTCGGTTGGCCAGAATTCATCATGAAAACAGAAAAATTAGATTTTGCAGCTGGTGATTATCAACCTACAATTCTTAACACCAAAGCTGAGCTTCTACAGAAATTTGAAGATGATTATGCAAAAACGAAAGAAACTTTGGCTTCCATGCGCGAAGAGGATTTAACAGGTGGCTGGGCAATGAACATGGGTGATCAAGTTCTTGCAGATTTCAATAAATATAGTGCAATGCGTCATGCTTTAAATCAGATTACGCATCATCGCGCGCAACTGGGCGTTTATTACCGCTTAAACGATATTGCTTTGCCGGCAAGCTACGGCCCGAGTGCAGATCATGAAAGCTTTTAA
- a CDS encoding TonB-dependent receptor: MKKISTLFALMLAVFSWAQSSITGKILDTEGQPISSASVTVEEPGKDAIIAFSISNAKGEYKVTFTTSEANVDLKIKAFNQKPLQKEIKNENQTQNFTLQPDATEIKEVKLKAKMITKRGDTISYDIKAFESKADRTLSDVLKKIPGIDVNKDGTVLYQGEPINKFYVNGKDLMEGGYGTINNSLPTDAVQKIEVMENHQPVKILQDKVPSQNAALNIKLKKAVTMTGRGEVGLGMEPLLWNVKLTPMFFGQKNQWVVNYKTNNNGESVEREGNMLSFGSRFEGRRGQASPNSWLSVDKASVPNIPEKRYLMNNVHFFSANVLTSPFKNKEWELKANTSYTNNAISRDSYRQTTYEQDTDFFKAGQITTSESNNFYSNAAKGEIIFTKNAKKGFFKNTTTWNGFWNEDRGNTRTNYNMVVPDASLNDISIAESLSAPTGIIKNSLSTIIPWKEKLVNFMSYLSYQKDRQNLSAIYENFYDLDPVLGAHYNRLDQGISLKTLEANHSASVGFSYKKWTITPEVGLNLSFNDMNSQLYGDGDLLDQTFQNRMKWNEINPYTQVGLNYKGKALNLSINLPLNMYGMDYKDILRDKDSEINKTVFEPTFYGSYDFASFFKFSGYGGVNYSYGNFGSVYQGQILTNPKSLNFRDSNLLPENRNINSSARLEYRNPLNNLFFNGRYSYSDTKRNIITKTRPFASGASSVTLEYVDNNSYSESESVEIGKYFPKFKTNASASFTNRDGNSYSILVDNNNVDNFIENKNNTQSLALKFNNTYFSWMSLDYNISLNWNKNSDDYRNNVNKSSGWNHNLNLYLYPLENHTIGFVWDDISTTQGATTLRNPFYDLSYQYTWAKKKIDFEIKWLNIANKKVYETIGYNTTYFSTTRNSIEIRPSQVMFTVKFNFK, from the coding sequence ATGAAAAAAATATCGACTCTTTTTGCCTTAATGCTGGCTGTATTTTCCTGGGCACAATCTTCAATTACAGGGAAAATATTAGATACAGAAGGTCAACCCATTTCTAGTGCAAGTGTTACAGTAGAGGAGCCTGGTAAAGATGCAATTATCGCTTTTTCTATTTCCAATGCAAAAGGAGAATATAAAGTTACATTTACCACTTCTGAGGCAAATGTTGATTTAAAAATAAAAGCTTTTAACCAAAAGCCACTTCAGAAAGAGATTAAAAACGAAAATCAAACTCAGAATTTTACTTTACAGCCAGATGCGACCGAAATTAAGGAGGTAAAGCTGAAAGCGAAAATGATTACTAAGCGTGGAGATACCATTTCCTACGATATAAAAGCGTTCGAAAGTAAAGCAGACCGCACACTTTCTGATGTTTTAAAGAAAATTCCCGGTATTGATGTAAATAAAGATGGCACCGTTCTTTATCAAGGTGAGCCGATCAATAAATTTTATGTGAATGGTAAGGATTTGATGGAAGGTGGTTATGGAACCATCAATAATTCTTTACCGACCGACGCAGTGCAAAAAATCGAGGTGATGGAAAATCACCAACCTGTGAAAATACTTCAGGATAAAGTTCCCTCTCAAAATGCAGCCCTAAACATTAAACTAAAAAAAGCGGTAACCATGACAGGTCGTGGTGAAGTAGGTTTGGGAATGGAACCGCTACTTTGGAATGTGAAACTGACGCCGATGTTTTTCGGACAGAAAAACCAGTGGGTAGTGAATTATAAAACGAACAATAACGGCGAAAGTGTTGAAAGAGAAGGAAATATGTTGTCGTTCGGAAGTCGATTTGAAGGACGAAGAGGACAAGCTTCCCCAAATTCGTGGTTAAGTGTCGACAAAGCATCTGTACCAAATATCCCGGAAAAAAGATATTTAATGAATAATGTGCATTTTTTCTCTGCCAATGTTCTTACGAGTCCCTTTAAAAATAAAGAGTGGGAACTGAAAGCGAATACCAGTTACACCAACAATGCCATCAGCAGAGATTCTTATCGCCAGACGACGTACGAGCAGGATACGGACTTTTTTAAAGCGGGACAAATTACCACTTCAGAATCCAACAACTTCTACAGCAATGCTGCAAAAGGAGAAATTATCTTTACCAAAAATGCGAAGAAAGGGTTCTTTAAAAATACCACGACGTGGAACGGCTTCTGGAATGAAGATCGCGGAAATACAAGAACGAACTATAATATGGTTGTTCCAGATGCCAGTTTAAACGACATTTCTATCGCAGAGTCGCTAAGTGCTCCGACAGGCATTATAAAAAATTCCCTGAGCACCATTATTCCCTGGAAAGAAAAACTGGTAAACTTCATGAGTTATCTTTCTTACCAGAAGGACCGCCAAAATCTATCTGCGATCTATGAAAATTTCTACGATCTTGATCCGGTTTTAGGTGCGCATTATAATCGATTGGATCAAGGAATTTCATTGAAAACCTTGGAGGCAAATCATTCTGCATCAGTCGGATTTTCCTATAAAAAATGGACCATCACCCCGGAAGTTGGTTTGAATCTTTCCTTTAATGATATGAACTCCCAATTATATGGCGACGGAGATCTGCTGGATCAAACTTTTCAAAACCGAATGAAATGGAATGAAATTAATCCCTATACCCAAGTAGGTCTTAACTATAAAGGTAAAGCGTTGAATTTGAGTATTAATCTGCCTTTGAATATGTACGGCATGGATTACAAAGATATTTTACGAGACAAAGATTCGGAAATCAACAAAACCGTTTTTGAACCTACATTCTATGGTAGTTATGATTTTGCGTCATTTTTTAAATTTTCTGGATATGGAGGTGTAAATTACAGTTATGGAAACTTCGGGTCGGTTTACCAAGGGCAGATTTTAACCAACCCAAAATCACTCAATTTCAGAGACAGTAATCTTTTACCTGAAAACAGAAACATCAATTCTTCTGCCCGACTGGAATATCGAAATCCACTAAATAATTTATTTTTTAATGGACGCTACAGTTATAGTGATACGAAGAGAAATATCATTACCAAGACAAGACCTTTTGCTTCTGGAGCGTCTTCGGTGACTTTAGAATATGTAGATAATAATTCTTATTCTGAAAGTGAAAGTGTAGAAATTGGTAAATATTTCCCCAAATTTAAAACCAATGCTTCAGCGAGTTTTACCAATCGTGACGGCAATTCTTACAGTATTTTGGTCGATAACAATAATGTTGATAATTTTATTGAGAATAAAAACAATACGCAGAGTTTAGCATTAAAATTTAATAATACTTACTTTTCCTGGATGAGTTTAGACTACAATATTTCACTAAACTGGAATAAAAACAGTGATGATTATCGAAATAATGTGAATAAATCTTCGGGTTGGAATCATAATCTAAACCTTTATTTGTATCCTCTGGAAAATCACACCATCGGTTTTGTTTGGGATGACATTTCAACAACGCAAGGTGCTACAACGTTGCGAAATCCCTTCTACGACCTATCTTACCAATATACTTGGGCAAAAAAGAAAATTGATTTCGAAATTAAATGGCTGAATATTGCAAATAAGAAAGTCTACGAAACCATTGGTTACAACACGACATACTTTTCAACAACGCGAAACAGTATAGAAATTAGACCAAGTCAAGTGATGTTTACAGTGAAGTTTAATTTTAAATAA
- a CDS encoding cupin-like domain-containing protein yields MGLHLLPIDVVDTITQEEFREKYLLPRKPVVIKDLARSWPAYQKWTMDYMKEVVGDVEVPLYDSSKADPAAPINSAAAKMKFGDYINLIKEKPTDLRIFLFDPMKSASQLLKDYIAPKDLMGGFLDKYPNMFFGGQGSETFLHYDIDMAHIFHTHFNGRKHVLLFDNKWKNRLYKIPYATYALEDYDISNPDFEKFPALEGIEGIECFLEHGDTLFMPTGWWHYMKYLDGSFSISQRAWDKSWAVKARSLWNLTVQRNFDNLMKGKFKNRYMDWKEKKAIENANYALKKGLPK; encoded by the coding sequence ATGGGACTACACTTACTACCAATTGATGTCGTTGATACGATTACACAGGAAGAATTCCGGGAAAAATATTTGCTTCCCCGAAAACCTGTAGTCATCAAGGATTTAGCGAGAAGTTGGCCGGCTTACCAGAAATGGACCATGGATTACATGAAGGAAGTCGTGGGCGATGTTGAAGTTCCGCTCTATGATTCTTCCAAAGCCGATCCTGCAGCTCCCATCAATTCGGCAGCAGCTAAAATGAAATTTGGCGATTATATTAATTTGATTAAAGAAAAACCCACCGATTTGCGGATTTTTCTGTTTGATCCTATGAAATCTGCGTCTCAACTTTTGAAAGATTATATCGCACCGAAAGATTTAATGGGCGGTTTTCTAGATAAATATCCCAATATGTTTTTTGGTGGGCAGGGTTCCGAAACATTTCTGCATTACGATATTGATATGGCGCATATTTTTCACACGCATTTCAACGGCCGAAAACATGTTTTACTTTTTGATAATAAATGGAAGAATCGTCTTTACAAAATTCCCTACGCCACTTACGCACTTGAAGATTATGATATTTCAAATCCAGACTTCGAGAAATTTCCCGCTTTAGAAGGAATTGAAGGAATTGAATGTTTCCTGGAACACGGCGACACCTTATTTATGCCGACGGGTTGGTGGCATTATATGAAATATTTAGATGGAAGTTTCTCTATTTCACAACGGGCCTGGGACAAATCTTGGGCGGTAAAAGCGCGGTCGCTCTGGAATCTTACCGTTCAACGAAATTTCGATAATTTGATGAAAGGTAAATTTAAGAACAGATATATGGATTGGAAAGAAAAGAAAGCCATTGAAAATGCCAATTACGCACTGAAAAAAGGTTTGCCAAAATAA
- a CDS encoding DoxX family protein, giving the protein MIKNLIRIGLGAFMLLAGIGHMTYARETFQAQVPDWVPLSKDFVVLASGIVEILFGLAMIFFTKQKKHVGVALAIFFVLVFPGNIAQYTEHRDGFGLDTDSKRLLRLFFQPVLIFFALYSTDALKKFKKS; this is encoded by the coding sequence ATGATCAAAAACTTGATAAGAATAGGATTGGGAGCCTTTATGCTTTTGGCAGGAATTGGGCATATGACTTACGCACGGGAAACATTTCAAGCGCAAGTCCCAGACTGGGTTCCGCTTTCTAAAGATTTCGTGGTATTGGCTTCTGGTATAGTAGAAATTTTGTTTGGACTAGCGATGATCTTTTTTACGAAACAAAAAAAACACGTCGGTGTAGCTTTGGCTATTTTCTTTGTGTTGGTTTTTCCCGGAAACATTGCGCAATATACCGAACACCGAGATGGGTTTGGTTTAGATACCGATTCCAAAAGATTATTGCGATTATTTTTTCAACCGGTGCTCATCTTTTTCGCGCTCTATTCTACAGATGCTTTAAAGAAATTCAAGAAATCCTGA
- a CDS encoding M14 family metallopeptidase produces MKYISFFSLLIANLLFSQTNYQTPFEKGNGNQTTTYAEMVEFYDNLAKNFSTISVESFGTDDNGEPIKVVIFNNSKDKNVPTILINNGIHPGEPDGIDATMMMMRDFATGKITVKNLQIVAVQAYNISGMLRRGKHSRANQNGPEEYGFRGNARNYDLNRDFIKNDTENAKAFQQIFQHFKPIYFIDNHVSNGADYQYLFTYISTNKERLGNKLGSYLNDKMQPEILETLEKKGILTTPYVNIHGDSPDEGFPTFMDSPRYATGYTTLFNTMGTVAETHMLKPYKDRVRATYENMISSINYASKNTKEIQKLMDESLKDYQPKMKYPIQWKLDSTKFKMIDFKGYEAGKKASLVSGKPRLFYDQNKPFNRKVKFYNQYIPTKEIAIPSYYVIPKSEKKVLEYLQRNDIAMKEIKQDSTIFAQQYKISDYKTVKNPYEGHYLHYDTQVSSENKNFQFRKGDFLVSTQQNGVKYLLETLEPEATDSFFNWNFFDAILGQKEYYSEYVFEDTAAELLKTNKNLRAAFEEEKKANIDFAKDGNAQLDWIYKHSEYYEGSVGLYPFYRIF; encoded by the coding sequence ATGAAATATATTTCTTTCTTTTCCTTATTAATTGCAAATCTTCTTTTCTCCCAAACCAACTATCAAACTCCTTTCGAAAAAGGCAACGGAAACCAAACCACGACTTATGCAGAAATGGTAGAGTTTTACGATAATTTAGCCAAAAATTTCTCCACTATTTCGGTGGAATCTTTCGGAACAGATGATAATGGAGAACCGATAAAAGTCGTCATTTTTAATAATTCAAAAGATAAAAACGTTCCTACAATCCTTATCAATAATGGAATTCATCCAGGTGAACCCGATGGCATTGATGCCACGATGATGATGATGCGCGATTTCGCGACTGGAAAAATCACCGTAAAAAATTTACAAATTGTGGCCGTCCAAGCCTATAACATTTCTGGAATGTTAAGACGGGGGAAACACAGCCGAGCCAACCAAAATGGTCCCGAAGAATATGGCTTTCGTGGGAATGCTAGAAATTATGATCTGAATCGGGATTTCATTAAAAATGATACTGAAAACGCAAAAGCTTTTCAACAGATTTTCCAGCATTTCAAACCCATTTATTTTATTGATAATCATGTGAGTAATGGAGCAGACTACCAGTATTTATTCACTTATATTTCAACAAATAAAGAACGTTTAGGCAACAAGTTAGGAAGCTACCTTAACGACAAAATGCAACCTGAAATTTTAGAAACTTTAGAAAAGAAAGGAATTTTAACGACTCCTTATGTCAATATTCATGGCGATTCTCCCGATGAAGGATTTCCAACTTTTATGGATTCTCCCAGATACGCAACTGGTTACACCACGCTTTTTAATACCATGGGAACGGTTGCTGAAACTCACATGTTGAAACCTTACAAAGACCGTGTTCGAGCGACTTATGAAAACATGATAAGTTCCATTAATTATGCTTCAAAAAACACCAAGGAAATTCAAAAATTAATGGATGAAAGTTTAAAGGATTATCAACCCAAAATGAAATATCCAATTCAGTGGAAACTTGACAGTACGAAATTTAAAATGATTGATTTTAAAGGATATGAAGCGGGAAAAAAAGCAAGTTTGGTTTCCGGAAAGCCAAGATTGTTTTATGACCAAAACAAACCGTTTAATCGAAAAGTAAAATTTTACAATCAATATATTCCCACGAAAGAAATTGCAATTCCTTCTTATTATGTAATTCCAAAATCGGAGAAAAAAGTTTTAGAGTATTTACAGCGCAACGATATTGCGATGAAGGAAATCAAACAGGATTCAACAATTTTTGCGCAACAATATAAAATTTCAGATTATAAAACGGTGAAAAACCCTTACGAAGGACATTACCTTCATTATGATACTCAAGTAAGTTCTGAGAATAAAAACTTTCAATTTAGAAAAGGTGATTTTTTAGTTTCTACCCAACAAAACGGCGTGAAATATTTATTGGAAACCTTAGAACCCGAAGCCACAGATTCTTTCTTTAACTGGAACTTCTTTGATGCAATATTGGGACAGAAGGAATATTATTCTGAGTATGTTTTCGAAGATACCGCCGCTGAATTATTAAAAACAAATAAAAATTTAAGAGCTGCTTTTGAAGAAGAAAAGAAAGCCAATATCGATTTTGCAAAAGATGGAAATGCTCAACTGGACTGGATTTACAAACATTCTGAGTATTACGAAGGAAGCGTCGGTTTATATCCATTTTACCGGATTTTCTAA
- the lepA gene encoding translation elongation factor 4 gives MKNIRNFCIIAHIDHGKSTLADRLLEYTNTVTARELQSQTLDDMDIEKERGITIKSHAIQMDYELNGEKYILNLIDTPGHVDFSYEVSRSIAACEGALLIVDAAQSIQAQTISNLYLALENDLTIIPILNKIDLPSANPEEVTDEIMNLIGCDYEDVLRVSGKTGEGVHELLEHIVNRIPAPVGNEDGPLQALIFDSVYNPFRGIEAYFKVVNGSIKKGQRIKFMATNKMYEADEVGTLKLKQTPKKEIKTGDVGYIISGIKDAREVKVGDTITTFENGATEPIDGFEEVKPMVFAGIYPIESEDFEELRFSLEKLRLNDASLVFEPESSAALGFGFRCGFLGMLHMEIVQERLDREFNMDVITTVPNVSYHGYTKKDPDTMILINNPSEMTDPMIMDRVEEPFIKASIITKSDYVGPVMTLCIEKRGEIVGQSYLTSDRVELVFNMPLAEVVFDFYDRLKSVSKGYASFDYHPIGFRASKLVKMDILINGDMVDALSSLIHDSNAFYIGKRMCEKLRELIPRQQFDIAVQAALGAKVIARESIKALRKDVTAKCYGGDISRKRKLLEKQKEGKKKMKQIGRVEVPQSAFMAVLKLND, from the coding sequence ATGAAAAACATACGGAATTTTTGCATTATTGCACATATTGACCACGGTAAATCTACTTTGGCAGACCGACTTTTGGAATATACCAATACGGTCACTGCGAGAGAACTCCAGTCTCAGACGCTCGATGATATGGATATCGAAAAAGAGCGCGGAATCACCATTAAATCACACGCCATTCAAATGGATTATGAATTAAATGGCGAGAAGTATATTCTTAACCTGATCGATACTCCAGGACACGTCGATTTTTCTTACGAAGTTTCCCGTTCCATTGCAGCTTGTGAAGGAGCGCTTCTTATCGTAGATGCCGCGCAAAGTATTCAGGCACAAACGATAAGCAATTTATATTTGGCTTTAGAAAATGATTTAACCATCATTCCGATTCTGAATAAAATCGATTTGCCTTCCGCAAACCCAGAAGAAGTAACCGACGAGATTATGAACTTAATCGGTTGTGATTATGAAGATGTTTTACGCGTTTCCGGGAAAACAGGCGAAGGCGTTCACGAATTGTTGGAACATATCGTCAACCGAATTCCAGCTCCGGTTGGAAATGAAGATGGACCGTTGCAGGCATTGATTTTTGATTCTGTTTATAATCCCTTCCGCGGAATTGAAGCTTACTTTAAAGTGGTAAACGGAAGCATTAAAAAAGGTCAACGAATCAAATTTATGGCGACCAACAAAATGTATGAAGCCGATGAAGTTGGAACTTTAAAATTAAAACAAACTCCAAAGAAAGAAATTAAAACGGGCGATGTAGGTTATATTATATCCGGGATTAAAGATGCCCGAGAGGTGAAAGTAGGTGATACGATTACCACTTTCGAAAACGGCGCAACAGAGCCAATCGACGGTTTTGAAGAAGTAAAACCAATGGTTTTTGCAGGAATTTATCCTATAGAATCTGAAGATTTCGAAGAACTGCGTTTCTCTTTAGAAAAACTTCGTTTGAATGATGCTTCTCTCGTTTTCGAACCAGAAAGTTCAGCCGCTCTAGGCTTCGGTTTCCGGTGCGGATTCCTCGGAATGTTACACATGGAAATCGTGCAGGAAAGACTCGACCGCGAATTCAACATGGACGTCATTACGACCGTGCCCAACGTTTCGTACCACGGTTACACCAAGAAAGATCCAGACACTATGATCTTAATCAACAATCCCTCAGAAATGACGGATCCTATGATTATGGATCGCGTGGAAGAGCCGTTCATCAAAGCATCAATCATTACCAAATCCGATTATGTTGGTCCGGTGATGACTTTGTGTATCGAGAAAAGAGGCGAGATTGTAGGTCAAAGTTATTTGACTTCAGATCGGGTCGAGTTGGTTTTCAATATGCCTTTGGCAGAAGTTGTTTTCGATTTTTACGACCGTTTAAAATCAGTTTCAAAAGGATATGCATCTTTCGATTATCATCCGATTGGGTTCCGTGCTTCCAAATTAGTGAAGATGGATATTCTCATCAATGGTGATATGGTCGATGCGCTTTCTTCCTTGATTCACGATAGCAATGCCTTTTATATCGGAAAAAGAATGTGTGAGAAATTACGTGAACTTATTCCACGTCAACAGTTTGATATTGCTGTTCAAGCAGCTTTAGGAGCGAAAGTGATCGCCCGAGAAAGCATCAAAGCTTTGAGAAAAGACGTTACCGCAAAATGTTATGGTGGAGATATTTCCCGGAAGCGTAAATTGTTGGAAAAACAGAAAGAAGGGAAGAAGAAAATGAAGCAAATCGGTAGAGTAGAGGTTCCACAATCCGCATTTATGGCGGTGTTGAAACTGAACGATTAA
- a CDS encoding RNA polymerase sigma factor, producing the protein MKIKETEIIELMSSEKTREKGVRMMMDAYQSRLYWHIRRFIVDHDISQDVLQDTFIKAYQNFHQFKQESQLYTWLYRIATNESLQQLNKMKKMQKSDEDATNYLQNLVADNVQPDADEIQLLLQKAIHSLPDKQKLVFNMRYYEDLPYEDMSQILDMSVGTLKTNYHYAKQKVEEYIKQNFTE; encoded by the coding sequence ATGAAGATTAAGGAGACCGAAATTATCGAGTTGATGTCTAGCGAAAAAACCCGTGAAAAAGGTGTTCGCATGATGATGGATGCATATCAGAGCAGGTTATATTGGCATATCCGGCGGTTTATTGTAGATCACGATATATCTCAGGATGTTTTGCAGGATACTTTTATTAAAGCATATCAGAATTTTCATCAGTTTAAACAAGAAAGTCAATTATATACGTGGCTTTATAGAATCGCAACGAATGAATCGTTGCAGCAGTTAAACAAAATGAAAAAGATGCAGAAAAGTGATGAAGATGCAACAAACTATCTTCAAAACTTGGTGGCGGATAATGTACAACCAGATGCAGATGAAATTCAACTTTTACTGCAGAAAGCCATACATTCATTACCCGATAAGCAAAAACTTGTTTTTAATATGAGATATTATGAAGATTTGCCTTACGAAGATATGTCGCAGATATTGGATATGTCGGTAGGTACTTTGAAAACAAATTACCACTATGCCAAACAAAAAGTTGAAGAATATATTAAACAAAATTTCACGGAATAA
- a CDS encoding Rossmann-like and DUF2520 domain-containing protein, producing the protein MKIVILGSGNVAYHLCKAFSQKNIAVEQIFGRNEKDLSQISSEFQIPYSTTSLADADIYLICVSDDSVAEISKLIKKENCLVAHTSGSLPKEILSGNYRKASFYPLQTFSKEKNLMYSEIPFFIETNQNEDEKTLFDLAEKVSQKVMRSSYEKRKYIHLTAVFACNFVNHLYARAKEISDHEGIPFDYFIPLIKETTEKIEHLDPKLAQTGPAIRNDERVLKLHEELIFNEEHRKIYKTLNESIKKMYEL; encoded by the coding sequence ATGAAGATTGTTATTTTAGGTTCGGGCAATGTGGCTTATCATCTGTGTAAAGCATTCAGTCAAAAAAATATTGCGGTAGAGCAAATATTTGGGCGAAATGAAAAAGATTTAAGTCAGATTTCAAGCGAATTTCAAATTCCTTATTCTACTACTTCGCTGGCAGACGCAGATATATATTTAATTTGTGTAAGCGATGATTCAGTAGCGGAAATATCGAAGTTAATAAAAAAAGAGAACTGCCTGGTAGCACATACTTCCGGCTCTTTACCAAAAGAAATACTTTCTGGCAATTATAGAAAAGCAAGCTTCTATCCTTTACAAACGTTTTCTAAAGAGAAAAATTTAATGTATTCTGAAATTCCGTTTTTCATCGAAACAAATCAGAATGAAGATGAAAAAACCCTTTTTGATTTAGCAGAAAAGGTATCGCAAAAAGTGATGAGATCAAGTTACGAAAAACGAAAATACATTCACCTGACCGCTGTCTTTGCGTGTAATTTCGTTAATCATCTGTATGCGCGCGCGAAAGAAATCTCAGATCACGAAGGAATTCCGTTCGACTATTTTATACCATTAATTAAAGAAACTACGGAAAAAATTGAGCATCTTGATCCGAAACTTGCGCAAACCGGTCCAGCTATAAGAAATGATGAGCGTGTACTGAAACTTCATGAAGAACTCATCTTTAATGAAGAACATCGCAAGATTTATAAAACTCTCAATGAATCTATAAAAAAAATGTATGAGCTATAA
- a CDS encoding KdsC family phosphatase, with amino-acid sequence MSYKARLKNIKAFVFDVDGVFTDGSVILMPDKSMCRVMNVLDGYAVVKARRHHYPICVITGGDDPAVRNRIHYLGITDYYAKISDKLEKFEDFKKKYNLKDEEILTMGDDVPDLSMMEISGISACPENAVPEIKLMSDYISPIQGGKGAVRDVIEQVMKVQGTWQIDDTKSV; translated from the coding sequence ATGAGCTATAAAGCCCGATTAAAAAATATAAAAGCCTTTGTTTTTGATGTTGATGGTGTATTTACAGATGGCAGTGTTATTCTAATGCCCGATAAAAGTATGTGCCGTGTGATGAATGTTTTGGATGGTTATGCAGTTGTCAAGGCCCGCAGACATCACTATCCTATTTGCGTAATTACTGGTGGAGACGATCCTGCAGTAAGAAATAGAATTCATTATTTGGGAATTACAGATTACTACGCCAAGATTTCCGACAAGCTAGAGAAATTTGAAGATTTTAAGAAAAAATACAATTTAAAAGACGAAGAAATCCTTACAATGGGTGATGATGTTCCAGATTTATCAATGATGGAAATTTCAGGAATTTCAGCCTGTCCGGAAAATGCGGTGCCCGAAATAAAATTAATGTCTGATTATATATCGCCAATTCAAGGCGGCAAAGGAGCGGTTCGAGATGTCATTGAACAGGTGATGAAAGTTCAGGGAACGTGGCAGATAGATGACACGAAAAGCGTATAA
- a CDS encoding Maf family nucleotide pyrophosphatase produces MKIILGSNSPRRKELLQNLGYPFTTVNIDCPEIYPETLPISEIAGYLSELKSSAYKTLKEGELLITADTIVVLKEKVLGKPQNESEAQQMLEVLSGTIHQVYTGITIRTNLQTITETDVAKVEVENLTAAEIEYYIKTFKPFDKAGSYGIQEWLGMAKIKSITGSFFTIMGLPTHLVYKILKELT; encoded by the coding sequence ATGAAAATCATACTCGGCTCAAACTCTCCACGGCGTAAGGAATTGTTACAAAATTTAGGATATCCTTTTACGACGGTAAATATAGATTGTCCTGAAATTTATCCCGAAACTCTACCAATTTCAGAAATTGCCGGTTATTTATCAGAATTAAAATCTTCTGCCTATAAAACATTGAAAGAAGGCGAACTTTTAATCACCGCTGATACCATTGTTGTCTTAAAAGAAAAAGTTTTAGGAAAACCCCAAAACGAAAGTGAAGCTCAGCAAATGCTGGAAGTCTTGTCTGGAACTATACATCAGGTTTATACCGGAATTACCATTAGAACGAATTTGCAGACTATTACTGAAACTGACGTCGCAAAAGTGGAAGTCGAAAATCTAACCGCAGCGGAAATTGAGTACTATATTAAAACTTTCAAACCTTTTGATAAAGCAGGAAGTTACGGTATTCAGGAGTGGTTGGGAATGGCAAAAATCAAAAGTATTACCGGCAGTTTTTTCACAATTATGGGATTACCAACGCATTTGGTTTATAAAATTTTAAAAGAATTAACTTAA